The DNA window TCCcgggagggggacagggagccCTCGGGCTCCTGGGGAGTCCCGGGGCCTCTTGAGGATGCGAGTCTGGTAAGTGCTGGTACGTCGGGCTGCCCCGTGGAGCATGCTGTCCAGGTAAGGGGCAAGAGTCAGGGCCAGGCAGTCAGTGGGGAGTGGACTGGACCAGACTGTGGGGGTGGCCGGCTTGgcagggggtggcaggggtggcaTGGGGGAGGCACCGCTGCACACTTGAAGAACAGAAGAGACACGccgagagggtgggggtgggggtggggcagcccagGGGGCAGGAGCACCGGTGCTGGAGGTAGAAGAAATCAGTGGAGCATTCGAGGTCGGTGTTCCAGGATGGCACCCAGCGGCCACCCGCCACTTCATGGGGGCGGGTACCTGGCATCTGCTTGCTTGGCTGAGTCTGCTGTGCTTGATTCTCACCTGGCCTGGGGTCATGGGGTCATTTCCTGCTCATCACTGCTTTCTCCTGTGGTTGGCCTCGGTCCCAGTGACGGGCCTGGGACCTGGAGAACTCAGACGGGAGGGACGTTGTGTAGCCTTGGGCCAGCTAGCCTGTTGGCACTGATGACGTTGCTGGCTGATGAGCCGAAGTAATCATTGTCCATCTGGAGTGGGCTCCCCTTGGGGCAGGAGCGGCAGGAGCGGTGCAGGGTTCGAGCGAAGCGGGTGTAGGCACGTGGGGGCCTGAGAGGAGTGAGTGTGGGTGTCTGGGGCCAAGGAGGGAGGGCTCTTGACCGGAGAAGTGGTTTCTCAGTTCTGGCCTGGGTCCTCGTCATCCTCGGGGAGCTCTTCTAGCCTTGCTCTTTCCCGGGGCTGTCTGCCCCGGATCGGGACCGGGGCCTCTGCACAGATCATGGCCAGGAAGTGGGCCAGGCTCCGGGCCGCCGGGTCCTGCTGGGCCCGGTTGGGCTGCTCCTGGGCGGCACGCAAGTGGCTGTGTAGGAAGCTGAGGATTCCAACCGGGGCCTCCTGTTGATTCGGGATGGCGGGGCTGGGGTCAGCGCCCGGGGCGTCCTGCACCTGGTCCCCTTGCGCGTTGTCCCCTGGCACGTTGTTCCCCTGCGCCTGGTCCCCTGGCACCTCGTCCTCTGGCACGTCGTCCTCCGGCACGTCGTCCTCCGGCACGTCGTCCTCCTGCACGTCGTCCTCCGGCACGTCGTCCTCCTGCACGTCGTCCTCCTGCGCGTCCTGCGAGGTGTCTTGCAGGCCGTCATGCAGGCCACACTGACGGAAACGTTGCAGGTCGTCTTGCAGGGCTTCTCGCAAGACGACATCACGGCCGACGACGTGCAGCTCCAGGTGGTGGCTCCCGAGCAGCAGGGGTTGAGGTCCTTCTCCAGGGCTGACTCTGACAGAGAAGCGCTCGCGCAGCATCATCCAGAACTCAGGCGGGAAGCGCAGGGCCCGAgaggcccagggcagcagggccccCGGCATGGCCGGGACGGCGTCAGTGCCCACGAAAGGGGGCATCTGGGTCAGCATCCGGGTGACGGCCGTGGCGATGCCGTGGTTTGCGAGGAGGGACGAGTCCAGGACGAGGCGCGGGGAGCGCCTGGCGGGCAGCCGCGCCACTGCCAGGGCAGGTGCGGGAAACAGCGGCAGGCGCTGCTTCACCCTCATCATCACCAGCAGGGCCGCCACGGCCAGGGTGTTCTTCCAGAATAGCAGGCCTCGGAAGAAGTGCAGAATGACCGCCCTGATCTGGGCCACGCTGAGATGGGCCAGGAGGTTGCTGAGTATTTGGTCCACGGGGACCCAAGCCAGGAACTTTTGACGGAGGGTCTGCCCGCTTGACTCCTCCTGGGGAGGGGCATCTTCggtctcctcttcttcccccgaTTCTGGGAGCTGATCCCCGGGGGATCCTCCCGAGTTGAACAGCCTGCGGGGCCGGGTGGCAGTGCGGGCCTGGAAGGCCCTGCGGCCGGGGTTCCTCACGGGGGGCAGAGGCCGGCCGCCATCTTGTTCGGGCCGTTCCATGACTTCAAAGTTGAagtgggagaagaagaagacccaATGCCCCGGGAGAAGTACGGTGAGCCTGTCATTATTCAGAGAGGTGAGATCCTCCGTGTTAAGAAGGATCATGATGGGCTCCTCGGTGTTCTCCAGGTAGCGGCACCACACCATGAAGGCAGCCCGTATTGGAAGGATCTTCATCTCCAGTGGAGAGTAGTCGACTTCGATAGGAGCGATGTTTCGGGAGTAGAAAGCACAGGAGACTCTCTTGCCGGTCTGGTCATCCACTTGGATGAGGGAGGCATGCAGAGCCGTCTGCGTGATGCCTGTTTCCAAGTAGAACGGGTTCTGGGGCTTTGGGTGGTGCAGGAGGGGGGCCTTGCGGAAGGCCCGCTTCAGGCATTCGAAGGCCTCCTGCTCCTCGTCGCCCCAGTAGAAGGGCTCGGTGCTCAGCAGCTGCCGCAccaagggctcggtgatgatggtGAAGCGCTCCACGAAGTGGCGGTAGGGGAGAATGAATTCGATCAGGTGTCGCAGGGACTTCTTAGAGCCAGGGATGGGGTACCCTGTGATGGTGGTCACGATGCTCTTGTTCATCCTCACCCCTTTGGGGTTCAAGACGAATCCCAGGAACTCGACAGTGTGTCGGTGGAACTGGCTCCTGTCCAGGGAGCAGTAGACGCTGTGGTGCCGGAAGCGGACCAGGACTTGGCGGACATGCTGCAGGTGCTCCTCCTGGCTCATTGAGTAGACCAGGACGTCGTGCCCGTAGGAGAGCACGGAGTGACTCAGCATGTCCTTCAGGATGCAGTGCACCGTGCTCTGAGGAATCAGAGGGTCTGGGCAGATCACGAAGGGCTGGTAGCTGTCCGTCTCTTGAGGCTCCAAACCAAACGCTGTCCTCCATACGTCTTCTGTTTGGTGTATGTTCATGCTTTCTTCCACGATGGTGCCGCGCAGCTCCAGCTTTGTGAACCATGTAGCTCCGTGTAACTGGTCGAACAGTTCCGGAATCATCTGTATGTAGTCCTGTTTGTTGGTCAGCATGTCGTGCAGGTCCCAGTAGTTGTCCCGCAGCTTGGCTGTTTCTTGCACCCCAGCACCCGCAGGTTCCCAGGGCGCCGAGGAGGGACACTCGTAGAAGGCGTCGCTGTGATCACTGTCTCCAGcctgctgaagctcagagggctCTGATTCAGAAAGATCATCGGATCCGTCTGAGCTTGGCTGGTCGGAAGTCTCATCATCTGCTTCCTTCGGGTTAAACACGTCG is part of the Desmodus rotundus isolate HL8 chromosome 7, HLdesRot8A.1, whole genome shotgun sequence genome and encodes:
- the RTL1 gene encoding retrotransposon-like protein 1, translating into MIEPSEDSFETMMERKNPSSKQMESSEGSSNTAVETAGSGVQEAAAGPAGGPTQETAELPSVLLQDMEEPSSGPHREIKDPPNDLLQDLEESRNASRQEVGDPIGEAPGEMEEAFVNPWGEPEGQDEDTDLSGWQEEERPEEQAEDSSTEFMVMLRSLISLYFRMQDLKEQQRVAEDILVRGITTGQLPPPRPFSGDRREYREFIVLCQLILQSYPRRFCSDRLRVRYVISHLSGMALEWAKGLVQAGSPLISDFPAFLEAMSEVFEYRQAMRVAEDAMFRIRQGDRAAIDYVKEFQGLVPTLGWPDEVLQAHLCQGLNEEIRHYLFRVPQPDSLDSLIVLVLQIEEKLAERRAVLRLPPEARPRNLTWIDSPAPERWMVSSWLPCDVHPTIDRKHLFLLLLVRVNPYHSVAVQALVDSGAASNFMDERFAQEHYVELYEKPYPQSIQTVDGSLIGNEPVWLHTEPLVCIHQNHQESIEFDIVPSPNFSVILGINWLRVHTPEVDWAQGRCTFHSPYCLKNCFCPPPPCTALERHAISLLPGLPPQYSDLADVFNPKEADDETSDQPSSDGSDDLSESEPSELQQAGDSDHSDAFYECPSSAPWEPAGAGVQETAKLRDNYWDLHDMLTNKQDYIQMIPELFDQLHGATWFTKLELRGTIVEESMNIHQTEDVWRTAFGLEPQETDSYQPFVICPDPLIPQSTVHCILKDMLSHSVLSYGHDVLVYSMSQEEHLQHVRQVLVRFRHHSVYCSLDRSQFHRHTVEFLGFVLNPKGVRMNKSIVTTITGYPIPGSKKSLRHLIEFILPYRHFVERFTIITEPLVRQLLSTEPFYWGDEEQEAFECLKRAFRKAPLLHHPKPQNPFYLETGITQTALHASLIQVDDQTGKRVSCAFYSRNIAPIEVDYSPLEMKILPIRAAFMVWCRYLENTEEPIMILLNTEDLTSLNNDRLTVLLPGHWVFFFSHFNFEVMERPEQDGGRPLPPVRNPGRRAFQARTATRPRRLFNSGGSPGDQLPESGEEEETEDAPPQEESSGQTLRQKFLAWVPVDQILSNLLAHLSVAQIRAVILHFFRGLLFWKNTLAVAALLVMMRVKQRLPLFPAPALAVARLPARRSPRLVLDSSLLANHGIATAVTRMLTQMPPFVGTDAVPAMPGALLPWASRALRFPPEFWMMLRERFSVRVSPGEGPQPLLLGSHHLELHVVGRDVVLREALQDDLQRFRQCGLHDGLQDTSQDAQEDDVQEDDVPEDDVQEDDVPEDDVPEDDVPEDEVPGDQAQGNNVPGDNAQGDQVQDAPGADPSPAIPNQQEAPVGILSFLHSHLRAAQEQPNRAQQDPAARSLAHFLAMICAEAPVPIRGRQPRERARLEELPEDDEDPGQN